A stretch of Faecalibacterium duncaniae DNA encodes these proteins:
- a CDS encoding CCA tRNA nucleotidyltransferase, producing the protein MTTIKLDPGAALLLDALHGAGHAAYAVGGCVRDSLLGLDPHDWDLCTSARPEQVMALFGEEKCIPTGLQHGTVTVKQGGRLYETTTFRTEGAYSDGRHPDAVCFVPEVREDLARRDFTINAMAYSAEEGLIDPFGGRDDLAAHRVRAVGEPERRFEEDALRILRLYRFAARFGFAIDPATGVAARALGPHLDCVSAERIQEELLKLLAAPRPGSYLEPAVLAVILPELEPEKQPERFAELCRTIDRIEPTVENVPARLAALLCPLGEAGARKALRKLKCSNALTDEVTALEREAGGGAGSFLLGHESGHSIARPIACGNRVPPQRTVLGETPDTPVQTPCVTPVSEEEAPGTPGSDQTLMAKRLLGRYELPTIQRLTALCSARHPEQTGAFAALRAEAERLTAENACCRVSQLAVNGRDLMAAGVRPGPGLRQVLNALLEAVITGQTPNEKDALLAAAAQFSAS; encoded by the coding sequence ATGACAACGATCAAACTTGACCCAGGTGCAGCCCTGCTGCTGGATGCGCTCCATGGTGCGGGCCATGCGGCCTACGCTGTGGGCGGCTGTGTCCGGGACAGCCTGCTGGGGCTGGACCCCCACGATTGGGACCTCTGCACCAGCGCCCGCCCGGAGCAGGTGATGGCGCTGTTCGGGGAGGAAAAGTGTATCCCCACCGGCCTGCAGCACGGCACCGTGACGGTGAAGCAGGGCGGCAGGCTCTATGAGACAACGACCTTCCGCACCGAGGGGGCCTATTCCGATGGCCGCCACCCGGATGCCGTCTGCTTTGTGCCGGAGGTGCGGGAGGATCTTGCCCGGCGGGATTTCACCATCAACGCTATGGCATACAGCGCCGAGGAAGGGCTCATCGACCCCTTTGGCGGGCGGGACGACCTTGCCGCCCATCGCGTGCGGGCGGTGGGGGAGCCGGAACGCCGCTTTGAGGAGGACGCGCTGCGCATCCTGCGGCTCTACCGGTTCGCGGCCCGGTTCGGTTTTGCCATCGACCCAGCCACCGGTGTTGCTGCCCGGGCACTGGGGCCGCATCTGGACTGCGTTTCGGCGGAGCGCATCCAGGAAGAACTACTCAAGCTGCTGGCGGCCCCCCGGCCCGGAAGCTATCTGGAACCCGCCGTTCTGGCCGTTATCCTGCCGGAGCTGGAACCGGAAAAACAGCCGGAACGGTTTGCGGAACTCTGCCGTACCATCGACCGGATCGAACCAACAGTGGAGAACGTGCCCGCCCGGCTGGCGGCTCTTCTCTGTCCGCTGGGTGAAGCTGGTGCCCGCAAAGCTCTGCGCAAACTGAAATGCTCCAACGCGCTCACAGATGAGGTGACAGCGTTGGAAAGGGAAGCTGGAGGGGGTGCCGGGAGCTTTCTCCTCGGACACGAATCGGGCCATTCCATCGCCCGCCCTATTGCCTGCGGCAACAGGGTCCCACCCCAGCGGACGGTCCTCGGAGAAACTCCCGACACTCCCGTCCAAACGCCCTGCGTGACACCCGTGTCCGAAGAGGAAGCTCCCGGTACGCCCGGCTCCGACCAGACACTTATGGCCAAACGCCTTTTGGGCCGCTATGAATTGCCGACGATCCAGCGCCTGACCGCCCTTTGCAGTGCCCGGCATCCGGAACAGACCGGGGCCTTTGCTGCCCTGCGGGCCGAGGCGGAGCGGCTGACAGCAGAAAATGCCTGCTGCCGGGTGAGTCAGCTGGCCGTGAATGGCCGTGACCTGATGGCGGCGGGGGTCAGACCCGGCCCGGGTCTGCGGCAGGTGCTGAACGCCCTGCTGGAGGCTGTCATCACCGGGCAGACACCCAACGAAAAAGACGCGCTGCTGGCTGCGGCGGCCCAATTTTCTGCGTCTTGA
- the mnmA gene encoding tRNA 2-thiouridine(34) synthase MnmA produces the protein MTEAQNTKRPGALIAMSGGVDSSVAAWLMQQAGYDCTGITMRLTRNETLGQSGFHTCCSEKDIEDAAEVAFAMDIPYEVLDFTADFREKIIEKFIRVYEMGGTPNPCIDCNRYMKFDHLLRWAESHGMEYVVTGHYARVEQDEATGRWLLKKGLDEGKDQSYVLYNLTQEQLAHVRLPLGGLHKAEVREIAEKQHFINARKHDSQDICFVPDGDYARFMEDFTGKHYPAGDFLDENGKKVGTHNGAVRYTIGQRKGLGLAMGAPVYVCAKDMQANTVTVGPEENLFDRIVYADEVNWIAIPELTAPLRVTARTRYHQTEQAATVYPAGEGQFRLEFDQPQRAPTPGQAVVLYQGDVVLGGGTIVAVE, from the coding sequence ATGACAGAAGCACAGAACACGAAGCGCCCCGGGGCACTCATCGCCATGAGCGGCGGTGTGGACAGCTCGGTGGCGGCATGGCTGATGCAGCAGGCGGGGTACGACTGCACCGGCATCACCATGCGGCTCACCCGAAACGAGACGCTGGGGCAGTCCGGTTTCCACACCTGCTGCTCCGAAAAGGATATCGAGGATGCCGCCGAGGTGGCCTTTGCGATGGATATCCCCTATGAGGTGCTGGATTTCACCGCCGACTTCCGGGAGAAGATCATCGAAAAGTTCATCCGGGTATATGAGATGGGCGGCACGCCCAACCCCTGCATCGACTGCAACCGATATATGAAGTTCGACCACCTGCTCCGCTGGGCTGAGAGCCATGGCATGGAGTATGTGGTCACGGGCCATTACGCCCGGGTGGAGCAGGACGAGGCCACCGGCCGCTGGCTGCTGAAAAAGGGGCTGGACGAGGGCAAGGATCAGAGCTATGTGCTCTATAACCTGACCCAGGAGCAGCTGGCCCATGTGCGCCTGCCGCTGGGGGGGCTGCACAAGGCCGAAGTGCGTGAAATCGCGGAAAAGCAGCATTTCATCAACGCCCGCAAGCACGACAGCCAGGATATCTGCTTTGTGCCGGACGGCGACTACGCCCGCTTTATGGAGGACTTCACCGGCAAGCACTACCCGGCAGGCGATTTTCTGGACGAGAATGGCAAAAAGGTGGGCACCCACAACGGTGCGGTGCGGTATACCATCGGCCAGCGCAAGGGCCTTGGCCTTGCCATGGGTGCGCCGGTGTATGTCTGCGCCAAGGATATGCAGGCCAATACCGTCACGGTGGGCCCGGAGGAGAACCTGTTTGACCGCATCGTCTATGCCGACGAGGTGAATTGGATCGCCATCCCGGAGCTGACCGCGCCCTTGCGGGTCACGGCCCGCACCCGCTACCACCAGACCGAGCAGGCTGCCACCGTCTACCCGGCAGGAGAGGGGCAGTTCCGGCTGGAATTTGACCAGCCCCAGCGTGCCCCCACGCCCGGCCAGGCCGTGGTGCTGTATCAGGGGGATGTTGTGCTGGGGGGCGGCACCATCGTTGCGGTCGAATAA
- a CDS encoding tRNA threonylcarbamoyladenosine dehydratase, with product MQDQYSRTQLLLGKEAMEKLHNSRVAVFGIGGVGGYTVEALARSGVGALDLIDDDKVCLTNLNRQIVATRKTVGQYKVDVAEQRIHEIDPNIKVTTYKIFFTPETQDQFDFTQYDYVVDAIDTVTGKIALVVKAKEAGTPIICAMGAGNKMDPTRFEVTDIYKTSVCPLAKVMRTECRKRRIKHLKVVYSKEPAMTPIEDDSISCKNHCICPPGTQRKCTIRRSVPGSNAFVPSVAGLIIGGEVVKDLVGFVPMKG from the coding sequence ATGCAGGATCAATATTCCCGCACCCAGCTGCTGCTGGGCAAGGAAGCAATGGAAAAGCTGCACAATTCCCGTGTGGCGGTGTTTGGCATTGGCGGCGTGGGCGGCTACACGGTGGAAGCGCTGGCACGCAGCGGTGTGGGTGCGCTGGACCTCATTGATGATGACAAGGTCTGCCTGACCAACCTGAACCGCCAGATCGTGGCCACCCGCAAGACCGTGGGCCAGTACAAGGTGGATGTGGCCGAACAGCGTATCCACGAGATCGACCCCAACATCAAGGTCACCACCTACAAGATCTTCTTCACCCCGGAAACGCAGGATCAGTTCGACTTCACCCAGTACGACTATGTGGTGGATGCCATCGACACCGTCACCGGCAAGATCGCGCTGGTGGTCAAGGCCAAGGAGGCCGGCACCCCCATCATCTGCGCCATGGGCGCGGGCAACAAGATGGACCCCACCCGCTTTGAGGTGACGGATATCTACAAGACCTCCGTCTGCCCGCTGGCCAAGGTGATGCGCACCGAGTGCCGCAAGCGGCGGATCAAGCACCTGAAGGTCGTCTACTCCAAGGAGCCTGCCATGACCCCCATCGAGGATGATTCCATCAGCTGCAAGAACCACTGCATCTGCCCCCCGGGCACCCAGCGCAAGTGCACCATCCGGCGCTCGGTCCCCGGTTCCAACGCCTTTGTGCCCTCGGTGGCCGGGCTCATCATCGGCGGCGAGGTCGTGAAGGATCTGGTCGGATTTGTGCCGATGAAAGGTTAA
- the ilvA gene encoding threonine ammonia-lyase, with protein MLTLDKIYHAAFVLKDVARKTDLIEAPKLSKDCRLYLKTENLQVTGSFKVRGAYYKISQLSREESEKGVIACSAGNHAQGVALAATRRGIRSIVCMPDGAPIMKVENTKSLGAEVCLVPGTYDDAHDKAVELQAETGMTFIHPYDDEQVIAGQGTIGLEILDQLPDLDAVIVPVGGGGLISGVAFAIKSLRPEVKVYGVQAEGAPSMYRSLHEHKYQTLKNVATFADGIQVKTPGELTYQLCEEYVDDIVTVSEDETAAAILSLMENQKLVAEGAGAVPVAAALFHKLPIEGKKVVCLISGGNIDVNILNRVITRGLVMSGRKANLTIALEDKPGQLERVAAIVSRCGSNVVSVLHDGSDPNMPISSCFLKLALETRDHAQIEQIRQELTKEGFQLVAERV; from the coding sequence ATGCTGACTCTGGATAAGATCTACCACGCCGCCTTTGTGCTCAAGGACGTTGCCCGCAAGACCGACCTGATTGAAGCGCCCAAGCTCTCCAAGGACTGCCGCCTCTACCTCAAGACCGAGAACCTGCAGGTGACCGGCAGCTTCAAGGTGCGGGGAGCCTATTATAAGATCAGCCAGCTCTCCAGGGAGGAGAGCGAAAAGGGCGTGATCGCCTGCTCTGCCGGAAACCACGCACAGGGCGTGGCTCTGGCCGCCACCCGCCGGGGCATCAGGAGCATCGTCTGTATGCCGGACGGTGCCCCCATTATGAAGGTGGAAAACACCAAGAGCCTGGGTGCAGAGGTCTGTCTGGTGCCCGGCACCTATGATGATGCCCACGACAAGGCCGTGGAGCTGCAGGCCGAGACCGGCATGACCTTCATCCACCCCTACGATGACGAACAGGTCATCGCAGGTCAGGGCACCATCGGTCTGGAGATCCTTGACCAGCTGCCCGATCTGGATGCTGTCATCGTGCCCGTGGGCGGCGGCGGCCTGATCTCCGGCGTGGCCTTTGCCATCAAGAGCCTGCGCCCCGAGGTCAAGGTCTACGGTGTGCAGGCCGAGGGTGCCCCCAGCATGTACCGCAGCCTGCATGAGCACAAGTATCAGACCCTGAAAAATGTGGCCACCTTTGCGGACGGCATTCAGGTCAAGACCCCCGGCGAACTGACCTATCAGCTCTGCGAGGAATATGTGGACGACATCGTGACCGTCAGCGAGGACGAGACCGCCGCCGCCATCCTCTCCCTGATGGAGAACCAGAAGCTGGTGGCCGAGGGGGCCGGTGCGGTGCCTGTGGCAGCGGCGCTGTTCCACAAGCTGCCCATCGAGGGCAAAAAGGTGGTCTGCCTGATCTCCGGCGGCAACATCGATGTGAACATCCTCAACCGCGTCATCACCCGTGGTCTGGTGATGAGTGGCCGCAAGGCCAACCTGACCATCGCGCTGGAGGATAAGCCCGGCCAGCTGGAGCGGGTGGCCGCCATCGTTTCCCGCTGCGGCAGCAATGTGGTCTCCGTCCTGCACGACGGCTCTGACCCCAACATGCCCATCTCCAGCTGTTTCCTCAAGCTGGCGCTGGAGACCCGCGACCATGCCCAGATCGAGCAGATCCGGCAGGAGCTCACCAAAGAGGGCTTCCAGCTGGTGGCAGAGCGCGTTTGA
- a CDS encoding ATP-binding protein: protein MQLREWNARLHGLVVFRALLGDPVVAKLAALTDRLEAADDTIAPLCDAVAAFEAALFAHTTNLGDYLSNAVLETETFCVRQAAAGQLSPVMEAALNSELNFLQKLCGLTLDALLEAADRQNRELAFLPRWEARQLDLTAAYNQRMREAGKKGYGMFAKHHVFTVENGQLVPVKYPDPQKLSELPGYEKEREKVIANTRALLAGSPANNVLLYGDAGTGKSSTVKAIANEYAADGLRLVEVKKNQLYQIPDLMDQLAANPLKFILFIDDLSFSSNDDNFAALKAILEGSVGGRARNIAVYATSNRRHLIKETLTDRTGDDIHEADTRQELMSLSARFGLTVTFQRPEKARFAAILEELAKQHHIQMPMEELLVKAEAFAIRAGGRSPRVAKQFIEQCESGVQK from the coding sequence ATGCAACTTCGTGAATGGAATGCCCGGCTCCACGGGCTTGTTGTCTTCCGTGCCCTGCTGGGCGACCCCGTTGTGGCAAAGCTGGCGGCGCTGACCGACCGGCTGGAAGCGGCTGACGATACCATCGCCCCCCTGTGCGATGCTGTGGCCGCCTTTGAAGCCGCCCTGTTCGCCCACACCACCAATCTGGGCGATTATCTTTCCAACGCCGTGCTGGAGACAGAGACCTTCTGTGTGCGGCAGGCTGCTGCAGGCCAGCTCTCCCCTGTGATGGAGGCCGCCCTGAACAGTGAGCTGAACTTTTTGCAGAAGCTCTGCGGCCTGACGCTGGACGCGCTGCTGGAAGCCGCCGACCGGCAGAACCGGGAGCTGGCGTTCCTGCCCCGTTGGGAGGCAAGGCAGCTCGACCTGACCGCCGCCTATAACCAGCGGATGCGGGAAGCCGGGAAGAAGGGCTACGGCATGTTTGCCAAGCACCATGTGTTCACAGTGGAGAACGGCCAGCTGGTGCCCGTGAAGTACCCCGACCCCCAGAAGCTCAGCGAGCTGCCGGGCTACGAGAAGGAGCGGGAAAAGGTCATTGCCAACACCCGCGCCCTGCTGGCCGGTTCCCCCGCCAACAATGTCCTGCTCTACGGCGATGCCGGCACCGGCAAATCCAGCACGGTCAAGGCCATTGCCAACGAGTATGCCGCCGACGGCCTGCGGCTGGTGGAGGTCAAGAAGAACCAGCTCTACCAGATCCCCGACCTGATGGATCAGCTGGCAGCCAACCCCCTCAAATTCATCCTCTTCATCGATGACCTGAGCTTCTCCTCCAACGACGACAACTTTGCCGCCCTGAAAGCCATCCTTGAGGGCAGCGTGGGCGGCCGGGCCCGGAACATTGCGGTGTATGCCACCTCCAACCGCCGCCACCTCATCAAGGAGACCCTGACCGACCGCACCGGCGACGACATCCACGAAGCCGACACCCGGCAGGAACTGATGAGCCTTTCCGCCCGGTTCGGCCTGACCGTCACCTTCCAGCGGCCCGAGAAAGCCCGCTTTGCCGCCATTCTGGAAGAGCTGGCAAAACAGCACCACATCCAGATGCCCATGGAAGAGCTGCTGGTCAAGGCCGAGGCCTTCGCCATCCGCGCTGGCGGCCGCAGCCCCCGCGTGGCCAAACAGTTCATCGAACAGTGCGAGAGCGGCGTGCAGAAATAA
- the ilvB gene encoding biosynthetic-type acetolactate synthase large subunit: protein MQLNGSQIFVEVLCEQGVDTIFGYPGGAVLNLYDELYKNSDRIHHVLTAHEQGASHAADGYARATGRTGVVLATSGPGATNLVTGIATAYMDSVPMVAFTGNVPTPGLGKDSFQEAYIEGITMPITKHNFTVRKVEELADTMRAAFRIAQSGRKGPVLVDIPKDVTAAVCEFTPKQPEQIRTVTTYDEQQVKWAADIINAAQRPLVYFGGGVRSAASCQPLRDLIHKAEIPATYTLMAAGVVPYGDPMNIGMVGMHGCYTSNRAVADCDVLIALGTRFSDRVALNPKTFARNATIIQIDIDPSELGKNVDVDLAIAGDVCYVLSGMLPLIEEKKHPDWMKMIHEWQAQDYHPVSDPTRLMPHQVIGEVCSQCGPEAVYVTDVGQHQMWAAQYIRHTKSRGFITSGGLGTMGFGYGAAIGAQMALGREQRVVMFTGDGSFHMNLNEACTAVSYELPIITVIFNNSVLGMVRQWQTTFYEKRYSQTDPHRRTDFVKLADGFGLKGYRCTNLPEFQAAFADALKQKGPTWIECIIDKDEKVLPMIPGGGDINDIIME from the coding sequence ATGCAGTTAAATGGTTCGCAAATTTTTGTTGAAGTTCTCTGCGAACAGGGCGTGGACACCATCTTCGGCTACCCCGGAGGTGCTGTGCTGAACCTGTACGACGAGCTGTATAAGAATTCTGACCGCATCCACCATGTGCTGACCGCCCACGAGCAGGGCGCTTCTCATGCGGCCGATGGCTATGCCCGCGCAACGGGCCGCACCGGCGTGGTGCTGGCCACCAGCGGCCCGGGTGCCACCAACCTGGTCACCGGCATTGCCACTGCCTACATGGACTCCGTGCCCATGGTCGCCTTTACCGGCAATGTGCCGACCCCCGGTCTGGGCAAGGACAGCTTTCAGGAGGCCTACATCGAGGGCATCACGATGCCCATCACCAAGCACAACTTCACGGTGCGCAAGGTAGAAGAGCTGGCCGACACCATGCGTGCGGCGTTCCGCATTGCGCAGAGCGGCCGCAAGGGCCCGGTGCTGGTGGATATCCCCAAGGATGTCACCGCTGCTGTCTGTGAGTTCACTCCCAAGCAGCCGGAGCAGATCCGCACCGTGACCACCTACGACGAACAGCAGGTCAAGTGGGCCGCCGATATCATCAACGCGGCCCAGCGCCCGCTGGTCTATTTTGGCGGCGGCGTGCGGAGCGCGGCTTCCTGCCAGCCCCTGCGTGACCTGATCCACAAGGCGGAGATCCCCGCCACCTATACCCTGATGGCCGCAGGCGTTGTGCCCTACGGTGACCCGATGAACATCGGCATGGTCGGAATGCACGGCTGCTACACCTCCAACCGGGCGGTTGCGGATTGCGACGTGCTGATCGCACTGGGCACCCGCTTTTCTGACCGCGTGGCCCTGAACCCCAAGACCTTTGCCAGGAATGCCACCATCATCCAGATCGATATCGACCCCAGTGAGCTGGGCAAGAATGTGGATGTGGATCTTGCCATTGCCGGTGATGTCTGCTATGTCCTGAGCGGGATGCTCCCCCTCATTGAGGAGAAGAAGCACCCCGACTGGATGAAGATGATCCACGAGTGGCAGGCGCAGGATTACCACCCTGTGTCCGACCCCACCCGCCTGATGCCCCATCAGGTCATCGGCGAGGTGTGCAGCCAGTGCGGCCCCGAGGCCGTGTATGTCACCGACGTGGGCCAGCACCAGATGTGGGCGGCCCAGTACATCCGCCACACCAAGAGCCGCGGCTTTATCACCAGCGGCGGCCTGGGCACCATGGGCTTTGGCTATGGCGCGGCCATCGGCGCGCAGATGGCGCTGGGCCGGGAGCAGCGGGTGGTCATGTTCACGGGCGACGGTTCCTTCCACATGAACCTCAACGAGGCCTGCACCGCTGTCAGCTATGAGCTGCCCATCATCACGGTCATCTTCAACAACTCTGTGCTGGGCATGGTGCGCCAGTGGCAGACCACTTTCTACGAAAAGCGCTACTCCCAGACCGACCCTCACCGCCGCACCGACTTTGTCAAGCTGGCGGACGGCTTTGGCCTGAAGGGCTACCGCTGCACCAACCTCCCCGAGTTCCAGGCCGCATTTGCCGATGCCCTCAAGCAGAAGGGCCCCACCTGGATCGAGTGCATCATCGACAAGGACGAAAAGGTCCTGCCCATGATCCCCGGCGGCGGCGACATCAATGATATCATCATGGAATAA
- the ilvN gene encoding acetolactate synthase small subunit has protein sequence MESKRRVISLLVDNQSGVLARVSNLFCRRGFNIDSLTVSATNDPAVSRITVTITSDEKALSQLILQTERLEVTRQVFVLDHENSLERELLLLKVAADVHNRSELREIASIYKAKIIDFSPDSMVLELTGRPEKVDAFLKILADYKILEQCRTGVTALERGGMHQHMQKPPQEVRAAQLPLPGTHCPQ, from the coding sequence ATGGAATCCAAACGCAGAGTCATCAGTCTGCTGGTGGACAACCAGAGCGGTGTTCTGGCCCGGGTGTCCAACCTGTTCTGCCGCCGCGGCTTCAATATCGACAGCCTGACGGTGTCCGCCACCAACGACCCGGCGGTCAGCCGCATCACCGTGACCATCACCAGCGATGAAAAGGCGCTGAGCCAGCTCATCCTCCAGACCGAGCGGCTGGAAGTGACCCGGCAGGTGTTCGTTCTGGATCACGAGAATTCGCTGGAGCGGGAGCTGCTGCTGCTCAAGGTGGCTGCCGATGTCCACAACCGCAGTGAGCTGCGGGAGATCGCCAGCATCTACAAGGCAAAGATCATTGATTTTTCGCCCGACAGCATGGTGCTGGAGCTGACCGGCCGCCCCGAAAAGGTGGACGCGTTCCTCAAGATCCTGGCAGATTACAAGATCCTTGAGCAGTGCCGCACCGGCGTGACCGCCCTGGAGCGCGGCGGGATGCACCAGCACATGCAGAAGCCCCCGCAGGAGGTGCGGGCAGCCCAGCTGCCCCTGCCCGGGACCCATTGCCCGCAGTAA
- the ilvC gene encoding ketol-acid reductoisomerase — MAIKKYYDSDCNLGVLDGKTVAVIGFGSQGHAHSENLAESGVNVVVGLRKGSAHWAKASEFAATHDNFKVMEVEEAAKAGDVVMMLVPDELCADIYNTQVAPYMTEGKALAFAHGFNIHFKTITAPKNVDVIMIAPKGPGHIVRRLYTEGEGCPSLICVEQDYTGKAKDIALAYASGIGAGRAGILQTTFKEETETDLFGEQAVLCGGVCELIHAGFDTLVEAGYEPEMAYFETCHEMKLIVDLINEGGFSKMRYSISNTAEYGDYRTGKRLITEETRKEMKKVLTEIQDGTFASEFLTEMSPKGGRKVHFLAERRMQAEHPIEKVGAELRSMMSWLKK, encoded by the coding sequence ATGGCGATCAAGAAATACTACGATTCCGACTGCAACCTCGGCGTGCTGGACGGCAAGACCGTTGCTGTCATCGGCTTCGGCAGCCAGGGCCACGCCCATTCCGAGAACCTGGCCGAGAGCGGCGTAAATGTTGTTGTCGGTCTGCGCAAGGGCTCTGCCCACTGGGCAAAGGCCTCCGAGTTCGCCGCCACCCACGACAACTTCAAGGTCATGGAAGTCGAAGAGGCTGCCAAGGCTGGCGATGTTGTGATGATGCTGGTTCCCGATGAGCTGTGCGCCGACATCTACAACACGCAGGTCGCACCTTACATGACCGAGGGCAAGGCTCTGGCCTTTGCACACGGCTTCAACATCCACTTCAAGACCATTACCGCTCCCAAGAACGTTGACGTGATCATGATCGCTCCCAAGGGCCCCGGCCACATCGTCCGCCGCCTGTACACCGAGGGCGAGGGCTGCCCCTCTCTGATCTGCGTGGAGCAGGATTACACCGGCAAGGCAAAGGACATCGCTCTGGCTTACGCTTCCGGCATCGGCGCTGGCCGTGCAGGCATCCTGCAGACCACCTTCAAGGAGGAGACCGAGACCGACCTGTTCGGCGAGCAGGCAGTTCTGTGCGGCGGTGTCTGCGAGCTGATCCATGCAGGCTTCGATACGCTGGTTGAGGCTGGCTACGAGCCCGAGATGGCATACTTTGAGACCTGCCACGAGATGAAGCTGATCGTTGACCTGATCAACGAGGGCGGCTTCTCCAAGATGCGCTACTCCATCTCCAACACCGCTGAGTACGGCGATTACCGCACCGGCAAGCGCCTGATCACCGAGGAGACCCGCAAGGAGATGAAGAAGGTCCTGACCGAGATCCAGGACGGCACCTTTGCTTCTGAGTTCCTGACCGAGATGAGCCCCAAGGGCGGCCGCAAGGTCCACTTCCTGGCTGAGCGCCGGATGCAGGCCGAACACCCCATCGAGAAGGTGGGCGCAGAGCTGCGCAGCATGATGAGCTGGCTGAAGAAGTAA
- the ilvD gene encoding dihydroxy-acid dehydratase, protein MRSDNVTKGSERAPNRSLFYALGYTPEELERPLIGVVSAYSEIVPGHMNLDKIADAVKAGVEMAGGTPILIPAIGVCDGIAMGHVGMKYSLASRELICDSVETMLMAHQLDGLVLVPNCDKIVPGMVMAAVRMDVPAVVCSGGPMLAGSYGGEEVSLSKMFEAVGAYKAGMITDEQLEDCTCNCCPSCGSCSGMYTANSMNCLCEAIGIALPGNGTIPAVYSKRLQLAKHAGMAIMDMVNKGITARQIINERSIRNALTCDMALGCSTNTVLHLLAIAYEAGVPIDLKLFNEISARTPNLCHLAPAGPTHMPDLYAAGGIPAVQAELAKKGLLDLDVPTVTGKTLGENIKGAHILNEKAIRPIENPYSQTGGLQILWGNIAPDGCVVKRSAVAPEMQQHSGPARVFNSEETAIAAIYAGQIVPGDVVVIRYEGPKGGPGMREMLNPTSALAGMKLDKTVALITDGRFSGASRGAAIGHVSPEAASGGPIGLIEEGDTISIDIPNAKITLEVSDEVLAERKAKYVAPEPNIKTGWLSRYARMVTSANLGAVLK, encoded by the coding sequence ATGAGAAGCGATAACGTGACCAAGGGCTCGGAGCGGGCCCCCAACCGAAGCTTATTCTACGCACTGGGTTACACCCCTGAAGAGCTGGAGCGCCCGCTGATCGGCGTGGTCAGCGCTTACAGCGAGATCGTGCCCGGCCACATGAATCTGGATAAGATCGCCGATGCCGTCAAGGCCGGTGTGGAGATGGCGGGCGGCACCCCCATCCTGATCCCTGCCATCGGTGTCTGCGATGGCATCGCCATGGGCCATGTGGGCATGAAATACTCCCTGGCCTCCCGCGAGCTGATCTGCGACAGCGTGGAGACCATGCTGATGGCTCATCAGCTGGACGGTCTGGTGCTGGTGCCCAACTGCGATAAGATCGTGCCCGGCATGGTTATGGCCGCGGTCCGCATGGATGTGCCCGCGGTGGTCTGCTCCGGCGGCCCCATGCTGGCCGGCAGCTACGGCGGCGAGGAAGTCAGCCTTTCCAAGATGTTCGAGGCTGTGGGCGCTTACAAGGCCGGTATGATCACCGACGAGCAGCTGGAAGACTGCACCTGCAACTGCTGCCCCAGCTGCGGCAGCTGCTCCGGCATGTACACCGCCAACAGCATGAACTGCCTGTGCGAGGCCATTGGCATTGCCCTGCCCGGCAACGGCACCATCCCGGCGGTCTACTCCAAGCGCCTGCAGCTGGCCAAGCACGCCGGTATGGCCATCATGGACATGGTCAACAAGGGCATCACCGCCCGCCAGATCATCAACGAGCGCTCCATCCGCAACGCACTGACCTGCGATATGGCGCTGGGCTGCTCCACCAATACCGTCCTGCATCTGCTGGCCATTGCCTACGAGGCTGGTGTGCCCATTGACCTGAAGCTCTTCAACGAGATCAGCGCCAGGACCCCCAACCTCTGCCATCTGGCCCCCGCAGGCCCCACCCACATGCCCGACCTCTATGCCGCAGGCGGTATCCCCGCCGTGCAGGCAGAGCTGGCCAAGAAGGGCCTGCTGGATCTGGATGTGCCCACCGTGACTGGCAAGACCCTGGGGGAGAACATCAAGGGTGCCCACATCCTGAACGAAAAGGCCATCCGCCCCATCGAAAACCCCTACTCCCAGACCGGCGGCCTGCAGATCCTGTGGGGCAACATCGCTCCGGACGGCTGCGTGGTCAAGCGCAGTGCCGTGGCCCCCGAGATGCAGCAGCACTCCGGCCCGGCCCGCGTGTTCAACAGCGAGGAGACCGCCATTGCGGCCATCTACGCAGGCCAGATCGTCCCGGGCGACGTGGTGGTCATCCGCTACGAGGGCCCCAAGGGCGGCCCCGGTATGCGCGAGATGCTCAACCCCACCTCTGCTCTGGCCGGTATGAAGCTGGATAAGACCGTGGCCCTCATCACCGACGGCCGCTTCTCCGGCGCAAGCCGCGGCGCGGCCATCGGCCATGTCAGCCCCGAGGCTGCTTCCGGCGGCCCCATCGGCCTGATCGAGGAGGGCGATACCATCAGTATTGATATCCCCAACGCAAAGATCACGCTGGAGGTCAGCGACGAGGTGCTGGCCGAGCGCAAGGCAAAGTACGTTGCGCCCGAGCCCAACATCAAGACCGGCTGGCTCAGCCGCTATGCCCGCATGGTCACCAGTGCAAACCTGGGTGCGGTGCTGAAGTGA